The Saccharomyces cerevisiae S288C chromosome VII, complete sequence genome includes a region encoding these proteins:
- the FOL2 gene encoding GTP cyclohydrolase I (GTP-cyclohydrolase I, catalyzes first step in folic acid biosynthesis; human homolog GCH1 is implicated in dopa-responsive dystonia (DRD), and can complement yeast null mutant): MHNIQLVQEIERHETPLNIRPTSPYTLNPPVERDGFSWPSVGTRQRAEETEEEEKERIQRISGAIKTILTELGEDVNREGLLDTPQRYAKAMLYFTKGYQTNIMDDVIKNAVFEEDHDEMVIVRDIEIYSLCEHHLVPFFGKVHIGYIPNKKVIGLSKLARLAEMYARRLQVQERLTKQIAMALSDILKPLGVAVVMEASHMCMVSRGIQKTGSSTVTSCMLGGFRAHKTREEFLTLLGRRSI; this comes from the coding sequence ATGCATAACATCCAATTAGTGCAAGAGATAGAAAGACATGAAACCCCGTTAAACATTAGACCTACCTCTCCATACACTTTAAACCCTCCTGTCGAGAGAGATGGGTTTTCTTGGCCAAGTGTGGGTACAAGACAACGTGCAGAGGAAACTGAAGAGGAGGAAAAGGAACGAATTCAACGCATTTCAGGCGCTATCAAGACAATTTTGACCGAACTGGGTGAAGATGTCAACAGAGAAGGTCTACTAGATACTCCACAAAGATACGCTAAAGCCATGCTTTATTTCACTAAAGGTTACCAAACGAACATTATGGACGATGTCATTAAGAATGCtgtctttgaagaagatcatGATGAAATGGTTATTGTTCGtgatattgaaatttaCTCGTTATGTGAACATCATTTGGTGCCATTTTTCGGCAAGGTTCATATCGGGTATATaccaaataaaaaagtcATCGGGTTAAGTAAGTTGGCCAGATTGGCAGAAATGTATGCGAGAAGGCTCCAAGTTCAAGAAAGACTTACAAAGCAAATTGCAATGGCCCTAAGTGATATTCTAAAACCATTAGGTGTAGCCGTTGTTATGGAAGCTTCTCATATGTGCATGGTTTCAAGAGGCATTCAAAAAACGGGATCTTCTACGGTAACTTCTTGTATGCTTGGAGGGTTTAGGGCTCATAAAACAAGAGAAGAGTTTTTAACTCTTTtaggaagaagaagtatttga
- the SAY1 gene encoding steryl deacetylase (Sterol deacetylase; component of the sterol acetylation/deacetylation cycle along with Atf2p; active both in the endoplasmic reticulum (ER) and in lipid droplets; integral membrane protein with active site in the ER lumen; green fluorescent protein (GFP)-fusion protein localizes to the ER), which produces MAANSGLDSKVEYYRLQENEIISAVSSEDADQNDAGFRLSTIHLHLFHGLKFAALLFTVVPVFIILDSMKIIFQRKRRFCLDHVNRSFLRQSSWILDERICQYVLNPLFVCLYPSTFSSPTYVKCNIPIEDQKSPENNIFQDHQLNAPKIVSTKFYQYVMPEGFDPTTDPVLVFYHGGGYALKLTPTSFSFLNNMRNAFPKMAILVPDYTVTATDDQSKKYPLQILQNVAIFDYVVKTMGCKNVVIMGDSAGGNAVLNIVLYLRKCHREIYPKKVIAISPWANATFFHEGEKEYMQGTQEWDGLCLKSHSMFGRMFVGNNPNVDFTSDPFVNIEKNFETKMWQDILKKCSVMITYGSDELLSFQNKILAKKMSDASEGCNHFTAKNVLVEHQGYHTGPILNYSRNMDRWTNIPSIARILEFMQS; this is translated from the coding sequence atggCAGCCAACTCTGGTCTCGACTCAAAAGTTGAATATTATCGGCTTCAAgagaatgaaattattaGCGCTGTATCAAGTGAGGATGCAGATCAAAATGATGCGGGCTTTCGATTGAGTACCATCCATTTGCATTTGTTCCATGGATTGAAATTTGCCGCTCTATTGTTCACAGTGGTGCCTGTATTTATAATCCTCGACAGTATGAAGATCATTTTTCAACGCAAACGTAGGTTTTGCCTTGACCATGTCAACAGAAGTTTTTTAAGACAAAGTTCTTGGATCCTCGATGAACGCATCTGTCAATACGTGCTCAATCctttatttgtttgtttatATCCTTCTACATTTTCTAGTCCAACATATGTCAAATGCAACATTCCTATAGAAGATCAGAAATCTCcagaaaacaatattttccaagaCCATCAATTAAACGCACCCAAAATAGTTAGCACAAAGTTTTATCAATATGTTATGCCGGAAGGATTTGACCCCACGACAGATCCAGTTTTAGTATTCTATCATGGGGGTGGTTATGCTCTTAAATTGACGCCTACGtcgttttctttcttgaataaTATGCGAAATGCCTTTCCTAAAATGGCCATTCTTGTACCAGATTATACCGTTACAGCTACCGATGACCAGTCGAAAAAGTACCCTCTGcaaattttacaaaatgtGGCCATTTTTGATTACGTTGTTAAGACTATGGGGTGCAAAAATGTAGTGATTATGGGGGATTCTGCTGGTGGCAATGCTGTTTTGAACattgttttatatttaaGAAAGTGTCACAGAGAAATATACCCGAAAAAAGTCATAGCCATAAGTCCCTGGGCCAATGCCACTTTCTTCCACGAGGGAGAAAAGGAATATATGCAAGGAACACAAGAATGGGATGGTCTATGTTTGAAGAGTCATTCGATGTTTGGGCGAATGTTTGTAGGAAACAACCCAAACGTCGATTTTACCAGCGACCCTTTTGttaatattgaaaagaatttcgAAACTAAAATGTGGCAAGATATTCTGAAAAAGTGCTCTGTGATGATTACTTATGGTAGTGATGAGTTGTTGAGCTTTCAAAACAAGATCTtggcaaagaaaatgagtGACGCTAGCGAGGGATGTAACCACTTTACCGCCAAAAATGTGCTGGTTGAACACCAAGGTTATCATACGGGCCCAATATTAAACTACTCTCGTAATATGGATCGCTGGACCAACATACCATCTATCGCTCGCATTCTTGAGTTTATGCAATCCTGA
- the BUD32 gene encoding serine/threonine protein kinase BUD32 (Component of KEOPS complex with Kae1p, Cgi121p, Pcc1p, and Gon7p; provides the ATPase and GTPase activities of the complex; EKC/KEOPS complex is required for t6A tRNA modification and telomeric TG1-3 recombination; may have role in transcription; mutation is functionally complemented by human ortholog TP53RK) — MTQEFIDKVSSYLTPDVDIAPISQGAEAIVFTTTTHPYLPRAKDSHQKYIIKYRPPKRYRHPQIDQALTKHRTLNESRLLAKLYLIPGLCVPQLIACDPYNGFIWLEFLGEDLPGGHGFSNLKNFLWMHDQDPYSDLVATTLRKVGRQIGLLHWNDYCHGDLTSSNIVLVRDGARWTPHLIDFGLGSVSNLVEDKGVDLYVLERAILSTHSKHAEKYNAWIMEGFEEVYREQGAKGAKKLKEVTKRFEEVRLRGRKRSMLG; from the coding sequence ATGACGCAAGAATTCATTGATAAAGTATCTTCCTACCTGACTCCTGATGTGGACATTGCACCTATTTCTCAAGGTGCAGAAGCCATTGTTTTCACAACGACTACTCACCCATATCTCCCAAGAGCAAAGGATTCTCATCAaaagtatattatcaaatatAGGCCACCAAAGCGTTATAGACATCCACAAATAGACCAGGCACTAACAAAACATCGTACGTTGAATGAGTCGCGTTTATTGGCCAAATTATACTTGATTCCAGGGCTATGTGTCCCTCAACTGATAGCGTGTGATCCATACAATGGATTCATTTGGTTAGAGTTCCTTGGAGAAGATCTTCCCGGAGGGCACGGTTTTAGTAACCTAAAGAACTTCCTTTGGATGCATGACCAAGATCCATATAGTGATCTTGTAGCAACTACACTACGGAAAGTGGGGCGCCAAATTGGGTTGTTGCACTGGAATGACTACTGTCATGGTGATTTGACAAGTTCTAACATTGTTCTCGTGCGAGATGGTGCGAGATGGACGCCTCATTTGATTGATTTCGGTCTGGGCTCAGTTTCAAACCTGGTCGAAGATAAAGGCGTCGATTTATACGTCTTAGAGAGAGCTATTTTAAGTACACATTCGAAGCATGCGGAAAAATACAATGCTTGGATCATGGAGGGGTTCGAAGAGGTCTATCGTGAACAAGGTGCGAAAGGTGCCAAGAAACTGAAAGAAGTTACCAAAAGATTCGAAGAGGTCAGGTTGCGTGGTCGTAAGAGAAGTATGCTAGGATAA
- the MES1 gene encoding methionine--tRNA ligase MES1 (Methionyl-tRNA synthetase; forms a complex with Gus1p, a glutamyl-tRNA synthetase, and Arc1p, which increases the catalytic efficiency of both synthetases; involved in the nuclear export of tRNAs; mutations in human ortholog MARS is associated with pediatric pulmonary alveolar proteinosis, interstitial lung and liver disease, and Charcot-Marie-Tooth disease; human MARS gene can complement the yeast null mutant): protein MSFLISFDKSKKHPAHLQLANNLKIALALEYASKNLKPEVDNDNAAMELRNTKEPFLLFDANAILRYVMDDFEGQTSDKYQFALASLQNLLYHKELPQQHVEVLTNKAIENYLVELKEPLTTTDLILFANVYALNSSLVHSKFPELPSKVHNAVALAKKHVPRDSSSFKNIGAVKIQADLTVKPKDSEILPKPNERNILITSALPYVNNVPHLGNIIGSVLSADIFARYCKGRNYNALFICGTDEYGTATETKALEEGVTPRQLCDKYHKIHSDVYKWFQIGFDYFGRTTTDKQTEIAQHIFTKLNSNGYLEEQSMKQLYCPVHNSYLADRYVEGECPKCHYDDARGDQCDKCGALLDPFELINPRCKLDDASPEPKYSDHIFLSLDKLESQISEWVEKASEEGNWSKNSKTITQSWLKDGLKPRCITRDLVWGTPVPLEKYKDKVLYVWFDATIGYVSITSNYTKEWKQWWNNPEHVSLYQFMGKDNVPFHTVVFPGSQLGTEENWTMLHHLNTTEYLQYENGKFSKSRGVGVFGNNAQDSGISPSVWRYYLASVRPESSDSHFSWDDFVARNNSELLANLGNFVNRLIKFVNAKYNGVVPKFDPKKVSNYDGLVKDINEILSNYVKEMELGHERRGLEIAMSLSARGNQFLQENKLDNTLFSQSPEKSDAVVAVGLNIIYAVSSIITPYMPEIGEKINKMLNAPALKIDDRFHLAILEGHNINKAEYLFQRIDEKKIDEWRAKYGGQQV, encoded by the coding sequence ATGTCTTTCCTCATTTCCTTTGATAAATCGAAGAAACATCCTGCCCATTTGCAGTTAGCGAACAATTTGAAGATTGCCCTAGCACTTGAATATGCAAGCAAAAATTTAAAGCCTGAAGTTGACAATGATAATGCTGCCATGGAATTGCGCAATACAAAGGAacctttccttttgtttgATGCTAACGCTATTCTAAGATATGTCAtggatgattttgaagGTCAAACTTCCGACAAGTATCAATTTGCATTGGCATCTTTACAAAACCTGTTATATCATAAAGAATTACCTCAACAACATGTCGAGGTTTTGACAAATAAGGCCATTGAAAATTACTTGGTCGAATTAAAAGAACCATTGACTACTACAGATTTGATCCTGTTTGCTAACGTTTATGCTCtaaattcttctttagttCATTCTAAATTCCCAGAATTGCCATCCAAAGTGCATAACGCTGTAGCATTGGCTAAAAAGCATGTTCCACGtgattcttcttctttcaaaaacatCGGCGCAGTGAAAATCCAAGCTGACTTAACAGTTAAGCCAAAGGATTCAGAAATTTTGCCTAAGCCAAACGAAAGAAACATCTTGATCACTTCGGCATTACCTTATGTCAACAACGTTCCACACTTGGGTAATATCATCGGTAGTGTTCTTTCAGCAGACATTTTTGCTCGTTACTGTAAGGGACGTAATTATAATGCCTTGTTTATTTGTGGTACTGATGAATATGGTACTGCCACGGAAACTAAAGCTTTGGAGGAAGGTGTGACACCAAGACAATTATGTGACAAATATCACAAAATCCACAGTGACGTTTACAAGTGGTTCCAAATTGGATTTGATTATTTCGGTAGAACTACGACGGACAAGCAAACGGAGATTGCTCAACATATTTTTACAAAGCTAAATTCGAATGGTTATCTAGAAGAACAATCTATGAAGCAATTGTACTGTCCAGTTCATAATTCTTATCTGGCTGATCGTTACGTGGAAGGTGAATGTCCAAAATGTCACTACGATGATGCTCGTGGGGATCAATGTGACAAATGTGGTGCCCTGTTAGATCCATTTGAATTGATCAATCCACGTTGTAAATTAGATGATGCTTCTCCAGAACCAAAATATTCTGATCATATTTTCCTATCGCTGGATAAATTAGAAAGCCAAATTTCTGAATGGGTTGAAAAGGCCTCTGAAGAAGGTAACTggtcaaaaaattcaaaaacaattaCGCAATCATGGTTGAAGGATGGTTTGAAGCCACGTTGTATTACAAGAGATTTAGTTTGGGGTACGCCAGTGCCtttagaaaaatataaagacAAAGTCTTGTACGTTTGGTTTGACGCTACAATCGGCTACGTTTCCATCACTTCCAACTACACCAAAGAATGGAAACAATGGTGGAATAATCCAGAGCATGTTTCATTGTATCAATTCATGGGTAAGGACAATGTTCCTTTCCATACAGTTGTTTTCCCTGGTTCTCAATTGGGTACGGAAGAGAACTGGACTATGTTGCACCATTTGAATACTACAGAATACTTACAATATGAGAACGGTAAATTTTCTAAAAGTAGGGGTGTTGGTGTTTTTGGTAATAACGCTCAAGACTCTGGAATTTCTCCAAGTGTTTGGAGATACTACCTGGCATCTGTTAGACCAGAATCTAGTGATTCTCATTTCTCATGGGATGACTTTGTTGCTAGAAACAACAGTGAATTGTTGGCTAACTTGGGTAACTTTGTTAACAGATTAATTAAGTTTGTTAATGCCAAATATAATGGTGTTGTTCCAAAATTCGACCCCAAGAAGGTTTCCAATTATGATGGTTTAGTTAAAGATATCAACgaaattttatcaaattacGTCAAGGAAATGGAACTTGGACATGAAAGACGTGGTCTAGAAATTGCCATGTCGTTAAGTGCTCGTGGTAACCAGTTTTTGCAAGAAAATAAGTTGGACAATACCTTGTTTTCACAGTCCCCAGAAAAGTCAGATGCTGTTGTCGCAGTTGGTTTGAATATTATTTACGCTGTTAGCTCTATTATCACACCATATATGCCAGAAATAGGtgagaaaataaacaagATGTTAAATGCACCAGctttaaaaattgatgatAGATTCCATTTGGCAATCCTAGAAGGACATAATATAAACAAGGCAGAATACTTGTTCCAACGtattgatgaaaagaaaatcgaTGAATGGAGAGCCAAATATGGTGGTCAACAAGTGTAA
- the HUA1 gene encoding Hua1p (Cytoplasmic protein containing a zinc finger domain; sequence similarity to that of Type I J-proteins; computational analysis of large-scale protein-protein interaction data suggests a possible role in actin patch assembly): protein MSKDTHDDELPSYEDVIKEEERLQSQPPRPPRPAANLAQGHQSRPHQRPSTMPATSSSQTYAHSHSYTPTSSQPRPPPRPQQNPSLPWTYPPRFYCSKCGNTGYKLKNGRSCKSCWRRFAPQNNVVSAPTYYTNYTMPVYTNAWQGNRPLYVQPGDPRLGGVLCGECRGSGRTRFLLDEDICPLCHGVGRIITQPQRY from the coding sequence ATGTCTAAAGACACGCATGATGATGAACTGCCGAGCTACGAGGACGTAATCAAGGAAGAGGAGAGATTGCAATCTCAACCGCCACGACCACCAAGACCAGCAGCTAACTTGGCGCAAGGGCACCAATCAAGACCCCACCAAAGGCCCTCGACAATGCCAGCAACGTCCTCATCCCAAACATATGCTCACTCACACTCTTATACGCCTACAAGTTCCCAACCACGGCCTCCACCGAGGCCACAACAGAATCCTAGCTTGCCCTGGACATACCCTCCCAGGTTTTACTGTTCCAAGTGTGGAAATACGGGTTACAAGTTGAAGAATGGACGATCTTGCAAGTCGTGTTGGAGGAGGTTTGCACCTCAAAATAACGTTGTTTCTGCACCGACATATTACACAAACTATACAATGCCCGTGTACACCAACGCATGGCAGGGTAATAGGCCCTTGTACGTTCAACCAGGGGATCCTCGCCTGGGTGGCGTGCTATGTGGTGAATGCAGAGGGTCCGGACGCACCAGATTCCTGTTGGACGAAGATATATGTCCTCTTTGTCATGGTGTAGGCAGAATTATCACCCAGCCTCAACGCTATTAG
- a CDS encoding uncharacterized protein (hypothetical protein; predicted to contain a single transmembrane domain; mutant has increased aneuploidy tolerance; localized to both the mitochondrial outer membrane and the plasma membrane; protein abundance increases in response to DNA replication stress), giving the protein MHATNWFDDWNPEALYRDDVTGCDDCSETSPIPKSGIICGPILRLINMDFKEKTYEGSIMVVVRGEENFPKITYQLGPSLPSEDEDIEVNEAFFEGKLFHKDILKDDNIWFYRYEIKLPMSNYEQMVKYAVDGTMEPHYRFFVPSFTQNSNVISYSCNGFSLSVDTSKFKGSLWYDVLKKHRYVHYHAILGGGDQIYSDNIKLHAPNLKAWLETKDPIKKYNTQTTEETKEQIRQFYLEHYLNWYGYGHWYGSTPKSKTTQKCFVKSLACIPAINVWDDHDIIDGYGSYNDSFMKTENFLTVGRMAYRYYMLFQQHVSASKQDGDEYAYLKSKQWILGNEKGSSYIGERSHSIFSWLGPKMAMLGLDCRTERKLHEIFSERSYSLIWERVEREIKNLKGGHLLLMLGIPIAYPRLVWLEWLFTSKLLAPIKYLSKKGIFASGFVNEFNGDVELLDDLNDHWCARHHKKERNYLIMKLQDIGAKYGVRITILSGDVHLASVGRFRAKIHRHHLIMSEEKEKENTRIIEEPTKDVRLIFNIIASAIVNTPPPDAMATLLQKRCRLHHFDLETDEDAVPIFAKEVDGVHKRKESCFMNKRNWSDIIPIENLLNNPQLSKELGVKVGDIVIPGIITEQQKLQKLENDDQINSYPVTSGGLFTTIHVERDANQTNSQTVSYCLPIPELTVTCERLSHKGIKHLNIT; this is encoded by the coding sequence ATGCATGCTACAAACTGGTTCGACGATTGGAACCCAGAAGCTCTTTATAGAGACGATGTCACTGGCTGCGATGACTGTTCCGAAACTTCGCCAATTCCAAAGTCTGGTATTATATGTGGACCGATATTAAGACTCATCAACATGGATTTTAAGGAAAAAACCTACGAGGGGTCTATTATGGTGGTAGTTAGAGGCGAGGAAAACTTTCCGAAAATTACCTATCAGCTAGGGCCCTCTTTGCCCTCTGAGGATGAAGACATCGAAGTTAACGAGGCATTCTTCGAAGGTAAACTTTTTCATAAGGACATTTTAAaagatgataatatatGGTTTTACAGGTATGAGATTAAGTTGCCCATGTCCAACTATGAGCAGATGGTAAAATATGCTGTTGACGGTACTATGGAACCACATTATAGGTTCTTCGTTCCCTCTTTCACTCAAAATTCGAACGTTATCTCCTATTCATGCAACGGATTTTCACTGAGCGTAGATACATCGAAATTCAAAGGTTCTCTATGGTATGATGTCCTTAAAAAGCATCGATACGTTCATTATCATGCCATTCTCGGCGGCGGAGATCAAATTTACTCCGATAATATTAAACTGCATGCGCCAAATCTTAAAGCTTGGCTGGAGACAAAGGACCCAATTAAGAAGTATAATACTCAGACCActgaagaaacaaaagagCAGATTAGGCAGTTTTATTTAGAACACTATTTAAACTGGTACGGTTACGGTCACTGGTATGGTTCTACCCCAAAATCCAAGACCACCCAAAAATGCTTTGTCAAGTCACTAGCTTGTATTCCTGCCATTAATGTCTGGGATGACCACGATATTATTGATGGCTATGGATCGTACAACGATTCCTTCATGAAGACTGAAAATTTCCTCACAGTGGGAAGAATGGCTTACCGATACTATATGCTTTTCCAGCAGCATGTCAGTGCTTCTAAACAAGATGGCGATGAGTATGCTTATCTCAAGAGCAAACAATGGATTCTAGGTAATGAAAAAGGGAGTTCTTATATCGGTGAAAGGTCTCACTCAATATTCTCTTGGTTGGGTCCGAAAATGGCCATGTTAGGGTTGGACTGTAGAACTGAGAGGAAATTACACGAGATTTTCTCAGAAAGAAGTTATTCCTTAATTTGGGAACGTGTCGAAAgggaaataaaaaatttaaaaggTGGCCACTTATTGCTGATGCTCGGTATCCCGATTGCATATCCAAGGTTAGTATGGTTAGAATGGCTTTTTACCTCAAAACTACTGGCTCCAATTAAATATTTATCTAAAAAAGGGATATTTGCTAGTGGCTTCGTTAACGAATTTAATGGAGATGTAGAACTGTTGGATGATTTAAATGATCATTGGTGCGCGAGACatcataaaaaagaaagaaactacttgataatgaaattgCAAGACATAGGTGCTAAATATGGCGTCAGAATAACCATATTATCAGGCGATGTACATTTGGCATCTGTTGGGAGATTTAGGGCAAAAATTCATAGACACCATCTCATCATGTCTGAggagaaggaaaaggaaaacacCAGAATTATTGAAGAACCAACGAAAGACGTAAGGCTGATTTTTAATATCATTGCTAGCGCCATAGTAAATACCCCACCGCCAGATGCAATGGCCACGCTATTGCAAAAAAGATGTCGCTTGCATCATTTCGATTTGGAAACGGATGAAGATGCCGTACCAATTTTTGCCAAGGAAGTGGATGGAGTACATAAACGTAAAGAATCATGTTTCATGAACAAGAGAAACTGGTCAGATATTATACCTATAGAAAACCTGTTGAATAATCCCCAATTGAGTAAAGAATTAGGCGTAAAGGTTGGTGATATAGTCATTCCTGGTATCATCACAGAACAGCAAAAGCTACAGAAATTGGAAAACGATGACCAAATTAACTCTTATCCAGTAACTTCTGGTGGCTTGTTTACCACCATTCATGTTGAAAGAGATGCAAATCAAACAAACTCACAAACTGTGAGCTACTGTTTACCCATTCCAGAGTTAACAGTTACCTGCGAACGGTTGTCTCACAAGGGTATCAAACATCTGAATATCACATAG